One window of Pithys albifrons albifrons isolate INPA30051 chromosome 18, PitAlb_v1, whole genome shotgun sequence genomic DNA carries:
- the MYBL2 gene encoding myb-related protein B isoform X1 — MARRTRGEDQDELHYQDTDLDVPEQRDNRCKVKWTQEEDEQLKMLVNHYGQNDWKFLASHFPNRSDQQCQYRWLRVLNPDLVKGPWTKEEDQKVIELVKKYGTKQWTLIAKHLKGRLGKQCRERWHNHLNPEVKKSSWTEEEDRIIFEAHKVLGNRWAEIAKLLPGRTDNAVKNHWNSTIKRKVDTGGFLNETKESKSLYFLVELDNKERQSQTTAESQNVPPNWPVDVSEIKEEDVSDEEVTGVQELPSELPGAELAEQNVEETPDEAVPEDATSLIESPYKWVVEAANYLYPTSVPAFNEALDMIESDPDGGWCDLTQFDLPEEPSAGGGSSSNSPVRPTPSEAAPSLPSVTEYRLDGHTISDLSRSSKGELIPISPHAECSFGTPPSVLKRQKKRKISLSPVTENVASTSLSFLDSCNSMTPKSTPVKTLPFSPSQFLNFWTKQDTLELENPSLTSTPVCSQKVIVTTPLHRDKTPLPQKNLAFVTPDQTYVVDNTPHTPTPFKNALEKYGPIRPLPQTPHLEEDLKEVLRSEAGIELIIEDEVKPEKQKRKQGLRRSPIKKVRKSLALDIVDEDMTQNLPALPKTVCFKRAQPVNFLSRSLNLSSSSRKNDSGLLNRAFVQVQPEKMSCRKMPSHFRPPAPMTRAWKAVACGETRDQLFMQEKARQFLGTLKQSHTSRTLILS; from the exons ATGGCCCGCCGCACCCGCGG tgagGACCAGGACGAGCTGCACTACCAGGATACAGATTTGGATGTGCCAGAGCAACGGGATAACAGGTGCAAAGTCAAGTGGACACAAGAAGAG GATGAGCAGCTGAAGATGTTAGTAAACCACTATGGGCAGAATGACTGGAAGTTCCTGGCCAGTCACTTTCCT AATCGCAGTGACCAGCAGTGTCAGTACCGGTGGCTGAGAGTGTTGAATCCAGACTTGGTTAAGGGCCCTTGGACCAAAGAAGAGGACCAAAAG GTAATTGAACTGGTTAAAAAATATGGCACCAAACAATGGACCCTGATAGCCAAGCACCTGAAAGGGCGGTTGGGGAAGCAGTGTCGGGAGCGCTGGCATAACCACCTTAACCCTGAGGTGAAGAAGTCCTCGTGGACAGAGGAGGAGGATCGGATCATTTTTGAGGCCCACAAGGTCCTGGGGAATCGCTGGGCGGAGATTGCcaagctgctgcctgggag GACCGACAATGCTGTGAAGAATCACTGGAACTCCACCATCAAGAGGAAGGTGGATACAGGAGGCTTTCTTAATGAAACTAAGGAGTCCAAGTCACTGTACTTCCTTGTGGAGCTGGATAACAAGGAGAGACAAAGTCAAACGACAGCTGAGAGCCAG AATGTCCCACCGAACTGGCCAGTGGATGTCTCTGAAATAAAGGAAGAAGATGTCAGTGATGAGGAAGTGACGGGTGTACAGGAGTTGCCCTCTGAGCTGCCAGGGGCAGAACTGGCAGAGCAGAACGTGGAGGAGACCCCAGATGAGGCAGTGCCTGAGGATGCCACTTCACTCATTGAATCACCCTACAAATGGGTTGTTGAAGCTGCCAACTATTTGTACCCAACTTCTGTGCCAGCCTTCAATGAAGCTCTGGACATGATTGAATCT GACCCAGACGGTGGGTGGTGTGACCTGACCCAGTTTGACCTGCCTGAGGAACCCTCTGCTGgtggcggcagcagcagcaacagccccGTGAGACCAACGCCGAGCGAGGCAGCGCCGTCCCTGCCCAGCGTGACCGAGTACCGCCTGGACGGCCACACCATCTCCGacctgagcaggagcagcaagggAGAGCTCATCCCCATCTCCCCACACGCCGAGTGCAGCTTTGGCACCCCACCGTCGGTGCTGAAGAggcagaagaagaggaagatcTCCCTCTCCCCTGTCACGGAGAATGTCGCCAGCACCAGCCTGTCCTTCCTGGACTCCTGCAACAGCATGACCCCCAAGAGCACCCCAGTAAAGACACTGCCCTTCTCTCCATCTCAG TTCTTAAACTTTTGGACCAAACAAGATACACTAGAACTGGAGAACCCATCCCTGACCTCCACACCTGTGTGCAGCCAGAAAGTGATTGTCACCACACCACTGCACAGGGACAAGACCCCTCTGCCCCAGAAGAATTTAGC GTTTGTCACACCAGATCAGACATATGTGGTGGACAACACACCTCATACTCCCACGCCTTTCAAAAATGCACTGGAGAAATACGGACCAATTAGACCTCTG CCCCAGACTCCTCATCTGGAAGAAGACTTGAAAGAGGTGCTCCGAAGTGAAGCTGGCATTGAACTCATCATAGAGGATGAGGTGAAGCctgagaaacagaagagaaaacaaggg TTGCGCAGGAGTCCCATCAAGAAGGTCCGGAAGTCTCTGGCCCTGGATATTGTGGATGAAGATATGACACAAAacctgcctgccctccccaaGACTGTGTGTTTCAAAAGAGCCCAG CCTGTGAATTTCCTGTCAAGGTCCCTGAACCTTTCCTCCTCGAGCAGGAAGAATGACAGTGGTTTACTCAACAGAGCCTTCGTGCAAGTGCAGCCAGAGAAAATGTCCTGCCGGAAAATGCCGAGCCATTTCAGGCCACCAGCACCA atgACCAGGGCTTGGAAAGCAGTGGCCTGTGGTGAAACCCGAGACCAACTCTTCATGCAGGAAAAAGCTCGACAGTTTTTGGGCACGTTGAAACAGAGTCACACATCAAGGACCTTAATCTTATCATGA
- the MYBL2 gene encoding myb-related protein B isoform X2, producing the protein MARRTRGEDQDELHYQDTDLDVPEQRDNRCKVKWTQEENRSDQQCQYRWLRVLNPDLVKGPWTKEEDQKVIELVKKYGTKQWTLIAKHLKGRLGKQCRERWHNHLNPEVKKSSWTEEEDRIIFEAHKVLGNRWAEIAKLLPGRTDNAVKNHWNSTIKRKVDTGGFLNETKESKSLYFLVELDNKERQSQTTAESQNVPPNWPVDVSEIKEEDVSDEEVTGVQELPSELPGAELAEQNVEETPDEAVPEDATSLIESPYKWVVEAANYLYPTSVPAFNEALDMIESDPDGGWCDLTQFDLPEEPSAGGGSSSNSPVRPTPSEAAPSLPSVTEYRLDGHTISDLSRSSKGELIPISPHAECSFGTPPSVLKRQKKRKISLSPVTENVASTSLSFLDSCNSMTPKSTPVKTLPFSPSQFLNFWTKQDTLELENPSLTSTPVCSQKVIVTTPLHRDKTPLPQKNLAFVTPDQTYVVDNTPHTPTPFKNALEKYGPIRPLPQTPHLEEDLKEVLRSEAGIELIIEDEVKPEKQKRKQGLRRSPIKKVRKSLALDIVDEDMTQNLPALPKTVCFKRAQPVNFLSRSLNLSSSSRKNDSGLLNRAFVQVQPEKMSCRKMPSHFRPPAPMTRAWKAVACGETRDQLFMQEKARQFLGTLKQSHTSRTLILS; encoded by the exons ATGGCCCGCCGCACCCGCGG tgagGACCAGGACGAGCTGCACTACCAGGATACAGATTTGGATGTGCCAGAGCAACGGGATAACAGGTGCAAAGTCAAGTGGACACAAGAAGAG AATCGCAGTGACCAGCAGTGTCAGTACCGGTGGCTGAGAGTGTTGAATCCAGACTTGGTTAAGGGCCCTTGGACCAAAGAAGAGGACCAAAAG GTAATTGAACTGGTTAAAAAATATGGCACCAAACAATGGACCCTGATAGCCAAGCACCTGAAAGGGCGGTTGGGGAAGCAGTGTCGGGAGCGCTGGCATAACCACCTTAACCCTGAGGTGAAGAAGTCCTCGTGGACAGAGGAGGAGGATCGGATCATTTTTGAGGCCCACAAGGTCCTGGGGAATCGCTGGGCGGAGATTGCcaagctgctgcctgggag GACCGACAATGCTGTGAAGAATCACTGGAACTCCACCATCAAGAGGAAGGTGGATACAGGAGGCTTTCTTAATGAAACTAAGGAGTCCAAGTCACTGTACTTCCTTGTGGAGCTGGATAACAAGGAGAGACAAAGTCAAACGACAGCTGAGAGCCAG AATGTCCCACCGAACTGGCCAGTGGATGTCTCTGAAATAAAGGAAGAAGATGTCAGTGATGAGGAAGTGACGGGTGTACAGGAGTTGCCCTCTGAGCTGCCAGGGGCAGAACTGGCAGAGCAGAACGTGGAGGAGACCCCAGATGAGGCAGTGCCTGAGGATGCCACTTCACTCATTGAATCACCCTACAAATGGGTTGTTGAAGCTGCCAACTATTTGTACCCAACTTCTGTGCCAGCCTTCAATGAAGCTCTGGACATGATTGAATCT GACCCAGACGGTGGGTGGTGTGACCTGACCCAGTTTGACCTGCCTGAGGAACCCTCTGCTGgtggcggcagcagcagcaacagccccGTGAGACCAACGCCGAGCGAGGCAGCGCCGTCCCTGCCCAGCGTGACCGAGTACCGCCTGGACGGCCACACCATCTCCGacctgagcaggagcagcaagggAGAGCTCATCCCCATCTCCCCACACGCCGAGTGCAGCTTTGGCACCCCACCGTCGGTGCTGAAGAggcagaagaagaggaagatcTCCCTCTCCCCTGTCACGGAGAATGTCGCCAGCACCAGCCTGTCCTTCCTGGACTCCTGCAACAGCATGACCCCCAAGAGCACCCCAGTAAAGACACTGCCCTTCTCTCCATCTCAG TTCTTAAACTTTTGGACCAAACAAGATACACTAGAACTGGAGAACCCATCCCTGACCTCCACACCTGTGTGCAGCCAGAAAGTGATTGTCACCACACCACTGCACAGGGACAAGACCCCTCTGCCCCAGAAGAATTTAGC GTTTGTCACACCAGATCAGACATATGTGGTGGACAACACACCTCATACTCCCACGCCTTTCAAAAATGCACTGGAGAAATACGGACCAATTAGACCTCTG CCCCAGACTCCTCATCTGGAAGAAGACTTGAAAGAGGTGCTCCGAAGTGAAGCTGGCATTGAACTCATCATAGAGGATGAGGTGAAGCctgagaaacagaagagaaaacaaggg TTGCGCAGGAGTCCCATCAAGAAGGTCCGGAAGTCTCTGGCCCTGGATATTGTGGATGAAGATATGACACAAAacctgcctgccctccccaaGACTGTGTGTTTCAAAAGAGCCCAG CCTGTGAATTTCCTGTCAAGGTCCCTGAACCTTTCCTCCTCGAGCAGGAAGAATGACAGTGGTTTACTCAACAGAGCCTTCGTGCAAGTGCAGCCAGAGAAAATGTCCTGCCGGAAAATGCCGAGCCATTTCAGGCCACCAGCACCA atgACCAGGGCTTGGAAAGCAGTGGCCTGTGGTGAAACCCGAGACCAACTCTTCATGCAGGAAAAAGCTCGACAGTTTTTGGGCACGTTGAAACAGAGTCACACATCAAGGACCTTAATCTTATCATGA